DNA from bacterium:
CAGGTTCATGCGGCAGGGCATCATCGTCACCACCGTGGGCCCCCGCAACAAGATAATGGACGTGGACGAAGCCACGGCACTGGGCACAGAGCCGAGCTATCCGATCGTGGTCCTCATGAACGAAGGTTCGGCTTCGGCCGCCGAGATCGTGGCCGGCGCCCTGGCGCTCAACGACAGGGCGGTGACCGCAGGACAGCGATCGTTCGGCAAGGGATCGGTGCAGACCATCATAGAGGTGGGCGAAGGGGCGGCAATCAAACTCACGATCGCGCAGTATAAGCCGGCCGGGAGGCAATCGATCCAGGTCCGCGGGATCGCGCCGGACATCGCGCTCATCCCTTCGACCGTCGTCGTCGATGAGATCAACATAGTCGAGGACAAGCCGATGACGGAGAAGGACCTCGACCACGCGATCGCCGAGGAGAAGATCGAGGGCGGCCCCCTGTCGGAGCCGAAGTTCAGGATCCACTACTCCTCCCCCAAGAGGGATGAGAAGTGGCTGGAGCAAAGATCGCAGCGCGAGTATTCGAAGGATCCCGACCTCGCCGGCGACTTCGAGGTAGAGCTGGCCCGCAAGCTGATAGCGCAGGCCGGCGACGCCGGCGCGGAAGCGATGCTCAAGAAGGCGGCGCCAGTCATCAAGTCTCTGCAGGAGGAGCAGCACAAGGCGATCGCGAACGAGATGGCGAAGCTCGGCATCGACTGGAAAAAAGCGCCTGCCAACGGCAAGCCGTCCATCTCGATCTCGCACAGATTGACCCGCGGAGGGCAGCCGATCCAACACGCCAAGGCCGGCGACAAGCTGAAGATCGAGATCTCCGCGACCAATTCGGGCAAGGGCTCCGCCTCGCAGCTCATCGCCGTCGGAGAATCCGAGACGTCTTACCTGGAGGGGCTGGAGTTCCCGTTCGGCAGGCTCGACCCGGGACAGACGAGGAGCTTTTCGGTGCCGGTCGAAATCCCCGAAGGGGAGCCCTCCGCCATAAGGGTCATGAAGCTCAAATTCGACGAGGCCAACGGAAACGCGCCGGCTGCGGGCGAGATATCACTCCAGGTGGAGGAGTTGCCCTATCCCGCCTTCTCGTTCGAGATGAAGCTCCCGACCCTGTCGCAGGGGAGGCCCATGCCGAAAGGAGCATCGATCCCCATGTCCGTCGACGTCGCGAACACCGGCAAGGGGACGAGCAGCGAAGAGACCGTGGTGACGCTATCCAACGAATGCGGGGAAAAGGTGTTCATAGAACGCGGCAGATCGAAGGTGGGCGCGCTGGCGCCGGGGACCAAGAAGAGGGTCTCCTTCAGCTTCCACATCACGGACGGCGAAGACGGCGAGGACGGCTGCGCCGTAAAACTGTCGATAGTCGACCTCAAACGCCTAGCCATCCTCTCCAAGAAGATAGAGCTGGCGATCGCGAACGGGACCACGAAGCCCGCGGCCGACAGGGCGTACGGCCCGCCGACTATAGAGCTGGAACCTTTTGCGAAGGCCACGGACGCGCAGTCCGTGAACATCTCCGGGACGGTGAAGGACTCCGACCCGGTGCGCGACTGCTTCGTCTTCGTCAAGGACCGCAAGGTCGCCTATGTGCCCAACGCAGAGGAGTCCGACTCCATGACCTTCTCCGTGAACGTCCCTCTGGAAGAGGGTTCCAACAACATCATAATAGGCGCGCGCGACATGCAGGACATCACGGCGCGCAAGATGGTCGTCGTCGAACGCCGCAAGGCCAAGCCGGCCTCGGGCAACCCGTGAGGTGAGCCGGTGGAGCTGTTCGAAGGCTCTCAGAGTTTCTCATCGAGAAAGTTCGATTCCCCGGTCGTGGCGATCGGGATATTCGACGGCGTGCACCTGGGGCACCAGGAGCTCATGCGCCGCGCCAGGATGGAGGCCAAGAGGCGCAGATGCGCATCCGTAGTCTACACGTTCGAACCCCACCCCGTGAAGGTGCTCTCCCCCGACCAGTGCCCGAAGCTCC
Protein-coding regions in this window:
- a CDS encoding bifunctional riboflavin kinase/FAD synthetase, with amino-acid sequence MELFEGSQSFSSRKFDSPVVAIGIFDGVHLGHQELMRRARMEAKRRRCASVVYTFEPHPVKVLSPDQCPKL
- a CDS encoding MXAN_5808 family serine peptidase, with the translated sequence MMHAPRKDLTKRVSALIIALAISLVASAHFAKAAGKQGSDERGEILDRTLIAVAQNYYDPDRIAPQEMLGSALDEIQLGIPEMLVTNRDGAKLGVTVGLASKQITAKPMSNLADLSRTMLEVLGFTLAHYRSDEETTPEEVEYTAAEGMLRSLDPHSGFLSPKVYKEFKIGTKGKFGGLGIVISIKDGMLTVIAPIDGTPASAAGIMAGDRILQIDDESTINMSLTDAVNKLRGDVGSKVTIALETPGKPVRKLSLTRALINIESVKSTLLSENGKRIGFLRIKNFQSNTDDDVEKALADFHKDGAKLDGLIIDMRNNPGGLLNVAVDVANRFMRQGIIVTTVGPRNKIMDVDEATALGTEPSYPIVVLMNEGSASAAEIVAGALALNDRAVTAGQRSFGKGSVQTIIEVGEGAAIKLTIAQYKPAGRQSIQVRGIAPDIALIPSTVVVDEINIVEDKPMTEKDLDHAIAEEKIEGGPLSEPKFRIHYSSPKRDEKWLEQRSQREYSKDPDLAGDFEVELARKLIAQAGDAGAEAMLKKAAPVIKSLQEEQHKAIANEMAKLGIDWKKAPANGKPSISISHRLTRGGQPIQHAKAGDKLKIEISATNSGKGSASQLIAVGESETSYLEGLEFPFGRLDPGQTRSFSVPVEIPEGEPSAIRVMKLKFDEANGNAPAAGEISLQVEELPYPAFSFEMKLPTLSQGRPMPKGASIPMSVDVANTGKGTSSEETVVTLSNECGEKVFIERGRSKVGALAPGTKKRVSFSFHITDGEDGEDGCAVKLSIVDLKRLAILSKKIELAIANGTTKPAADRAYGPPTIELEPFAKATDAQSVNISGTVKDSDPVRDCFVFVKDRKVAYVPNAEESDSMTFSVNVPLEEGSNNIIIGARDMQDITARKMVVVERRKAKPASGNP